In one Candidatus Nitronereus thalassa genomic region, the following are encoded:
- a CDS encoding TolC family protein produces the protein MKPVRFYWQWLLLSTFLLGLPWPISAGAQISSKEIIQLGPLIQEALENNPELVAEQALVEAMIERVPQSKSLDDPELTLSLWNTPNSLDVTRSDRTIFGLSQQFPYPGTLSQQEHIAEKVVAQAQQRLTGKKREIIAAVKTAYYELFYAHQAIEVHHQEAKRLKQFFDAATAKFRVGKGTQVDVLKAQVEQSKWFQHLPVLEQQKQTAQAHLNTILNRDAEASLGVPLEPMSEPKTLSLEHLQNQAVQQRPEILEAALAVQQFDATIKLAELQTYPHLRVEAQRWLNRNEEDGFGGIVSINLPFAFWTKPKYEAGVREAKAHREVAQFKKRTLENQTRFQIQDLMARITAKRKILDLYQTTVLPQAKLTLRAAIAGYRTDRNDFLDLIEADRALLTYQLEFVRAFVDWEQLLAKLERVVGTEL, from the coding sequence GTAAGATTTTACTGGCAGTGGTTGTTGCTCAGCACCTTTTTGCTTGGACTGCCTTGGCCCATCTCGGCAGGGGCTCAGATTTCAAGCAAAGAGATCATACAACTTGGTCCGCTCATTCAAGAAGCGCTTGAAAACAATCCGGAATTGGTAGCGGAACAAGCCCTGGTTGAAGCGATGATTGAGCGCGTTCCGCAAAGTAAATCATTGGATGATCCCGAATTAACCCTTAGCCTATGGAATACACCAAACTCGTTGGATGTGACACGGTCGGACCGGACCATCTTCGGACTCTCACAACAATTTCCTTATCCCGGCACCTTATCTCAGCAGGAACACATTGCCGAGAAAGTCGTGGCGCAAGCGCAACAACGTTTGACGGGAAAGAAACGAGAAATCATTGCGGCAGTGAAGACAGCGTATTATGAACTGTTTTATGCCCACCAGGCCATTGAGGTTCACCATCAGGAGGCCAAGCGTCTCAAGCAATTTTTTGATGCGGCGACAGCCAAGTTCCGTGTCGGCAAAGGGACCCAAGTGGATGTATTGAAAGCTCAAGTCGAACAGTCGAAGTGGTTTCAGCACCTTCCTGTTCTTGAACAGCAAAAGCAGACAGCTCAGGCTCACCTCAACACGATTTTAAATCGTGATGCTGAGGCTTCGTTGGGTGTTCCTCTCGAACCGATGAGTGAGCCCAAGACCCTTTCATTGGAGCATCTTCAAAACCAAGCTGTTCAGCAGCGGCCGGAAATCCTCGAAGCTGCGTTGGCAGTGCAGCAATTTGATGCCACGATCAAACTGGCAGAACTCCAAACCTATCCCCACCTTCGAGTTGAGGCGCAGCGCTGGCTGAACCGCAATGAAGAAGATGGATTCGGCGGCATTGTGTCCATCAACCTTCCGTTTGCCTTTTGGACGAAGCCCAAATATGAGGCTGGCGTTCGAGAAGCCAAGGCCCACCGGGAAGTCGCACAATTCAAAAAAAGAACGTTGGAAAACCAGACGCGGTTCCAGATTCAAGACCTGATGGCACGGATAACGGCAAAGAGAAAGATTCTCGACCTGTATCAGACCACCGTTCTTCCTCAGGCCAAGCTCACGTTGAGGGCAGCTATTGCCGGCTATCGAACCGATCGCAACGACTTTTTGGATCTCATTGAAGCTGATCGGGCCTTGCTCACTTATCAGTTGGAATTTGTCCGAGCGTTCGTGGATTGGGAACAGTTGCTGGCAAAATTGGAACGAGTCGTCGGGACGGAATTATGA
- a CDS encoding TolC family protein — protein sequence MMRIYLHQRFHVRSLVLGVLLFGVTEMSALAAEPPLKLQTLVQEASQQNPEIQSAKQRWEAAKSVPSQVESLPDPIVGLAYRGPDIMREGRVAVQQEFPFPGKLDLRGEVAAKGADRIGERYEGIKLRIIAQLKEAYFSLHFVHKSIEIVSKNIKILEEFEKTAEARYKVGKGIQQDLFRAQVELSRELEELTTLNQEKETLHADINRILNRPPAAQLGAPEEPQLTPLLYTLDELNEYATKNSPVIKAQGRAIEQGQSAVDLANREFYPDFFVGLGAMQSFRSDEQQDAFGMLGIKVPLYYATKQQFGVKESLSSLESARKDHRTATQDVLFRVKDSFVRAERAKRLVKLLGKAIIPQASLALESSIAGYSVGKVDFLTMLDNLLRLQRDEIDLHREKVAHEIAIAKLEEAVAIPLQGGNHE from the coding sequence ATGATGAGAATATATCTGCACCAGCGTTTCCACGTTCGATCCCTTGTCCTAGGGGTGCTCTTGTTCGGCGTTACGGAAATGTCAGCTCTTGCTGCGGAGCCTCCTCTCAAACTTCAAACCCTTGTCCAGGAAGCCTCTCAGCAAAACCCGGAGATCCAATCAGCTAAACAGCGATGGGAAGCGGCAAAGTCAGTTCCGTCTCAGGTCGAATCATTGCCAGACCCAATCGTGGGGTTAGCCTATCGTGGACCGGATATCATGAGAGAAGGACGCGTGGCCGTGCAGCAAGAATTCCCGTTCCCTGGGAAACTTGATCTTCGCGGAGAGGTGGCGGCCAAGGGAGCGGATCGGATTGGTGAGAGATATGAGGGAATCAAACTCCGGATTATTGCCCAACTCAAGGAGGCCTACTTTTCTCTACACTTCGTTCACAAATCTATTGAGATCGTCAGCAAGAATATTAAAATTCTCGAAGAGTTTGAGAAGACAGCCGAGGCTCGGTACAAGGTCGGCAAGGGAATTCAGCAAGACCTGTTCCGGGCACAGGTTGAGCTTTCCAGGGAACTTGAGGAACTGACGACGCTCAACCAGGAGAAAGAGACTTTGCACGCGGACATCAATCGAATTTTGAACCGACCTCCTGCCGCCCAGTTGGGGGCACCGGAGGAGCCGCAACTCACGCCCCTTCTTTACACCTTGGACGAGTTGAATGAATACGCCACGAAAAATTCGCCGGTCATCAAGGCGCAAGGCAGGGCTATTGAACAAGGACAATCCGCGGTTGACCTGGCCAACCGGGAATTTTATCCCGACTTCTTTGTGGGCCTCGGAGCCATGCAATCATTTCGGTCAGATGAACAACAAGATGCCTTTGGAATGTTGGGAATCAAAGTTCCTCTCTACTATGCGACTAAACAGCAATTCGGGGTGAAGGAATCCCTGTCTAGCCTTGAAAGCGCACGGAAGGATCATCGGACTGCAACTCAAGACGTTTTGTTCAGGGTAAAAGACAGCTTTGTCCGTGCCGAACGTGCGAAACGACTGGTCAAGTTGCTGGGAAAAGCCATCATTCCACAGGCTTCTCTGGCCCTGGAATCATCGATAGCCGGCTATAGTGTGGGAAAAGTTGATTTTCTCACGATGCTCGACAACCTTCTCAGGCTTCAACGGGATGAAATCGATTTGCATCGTGAAAAGGTTGCTCATGAAATCGCCATCGCCAAGCTGGAAGAGGCCGTCGCTATACCATTGCAAGGTGGAAACCATGAGTGA
- a CDS encoding CusA/CzcA family heavy metal efflux RND transporter gives MIERIIGWSGRNGFLVGLLVLFLMGWGIWVVARTPLDALPDLSDVQVIVFTEWPGRSPDLVEDQITYPIVTSMLGAPKIKYVRGQSFLGLSFVYIVFQDGTDMYWARSRVVEYMQGVTDKLPEGVAPTLGPDATGVGWVFQYALVDEGGQHSLADLRSFQDWYLRYWLQSVPGVAEVASIGGFVKQYQVQVDPVKLQGYGIGLSEVIQAIRRSNNEVGGRVIEASEREYMVRGRGYIRSQDDLRSIPLGTDQHGTPITVQDVAHVTIGPDMRRGIAELDGTGEVVGGIVIMRYGENALEVIDRVKQKLKEIKPSIPEGIRVVPVYDRSDLILRAVATLKEKLIEISIVVSLVSLVFLFHLRSALVPILLLPVAVLLSFIAMYYLGISSNVMSLSGIAIAIGTMVDAVIVMVENAHRRLEEWEQQGQIGSREEIIIRAAQEVGKPLFFSLLIITVSFLPIFTLEAQEGRLFKPLAYTKTFAMFFAALVSITVAPLLMCWFIRGRITSERRNPLNRLLIWMYHPLVKGVLRIRWLVVGLAIGSMILVVPLYEKLGAEFMPPLNEGTMLYMPTSLPGLSVQKASQILQTQDRLLKEFPEVDRVMGKMGRARTATDPAPLNMAETIVALKPQEEWRPGMTWDKLIAEMDQRVKLPGMPNIWWMPIQTRTEMLATGIRSSLGIKILGPQLEALERLGLQIEGLLQSLAGTRSAYAERVTGGYYLDIDVNRVAAARYGLTVADVQDVIESAIGGKNITWTVEGRERYPINVRYPRELRQDVDALKRVLVTTPQGEHIPLAQLSTISKTTGPPSIRDENGSLASIVFVDVAGQDLGSYVQKAKALIQEHVTLPDGYSLQWAGQYQYLERAQQQLQIVIPLTLFLIFMLLYLIFRSIPRCLLVLLSVPFSMVGAIWYLHYLGYNLSVAVWVGLIALAGVAAETGVIMIMFLDNACARRQQENQLQTLADLREAIIEGAVLRVRPKLMTASAILLGLLPIMWSQGTGADVMKRIAAPMIGGMVSTIILTLLVIPAIYFLWRSWGLRQKRADEI, from the coding sequence ATGATTGAACGAATCATAGGTTGGAGTGGGCGCAATGGTTTTTTGGTGGGGTTGCTGGTTCTCTTTCTCATGGGTTGGGGAATCTGGGTCGTGGCTCGAACGCCTCTTGATGCCTTGCCCGATTTGTCAGATGTCCAGGTGATTGTGTTTACCGAATGGCCAGGTCGCAGTCCGGATTTGGTTGAGGATCAAATCACCTACCCCATTGTCACCTCCATGTTGGGAGCCCCAAAGATTAAATATGTGCGAGGACAATCCTTCCTTGGTCTCTCCTTTGTCTACATCGTGTTTCAAGATGGGACCGATATGTACTGGGCAAGAAGTCGTGTCGTGGAATATATGCAAGGCGTGACGGATAAACTCCCTGAAGGAGTCGCTCCCACACTAGGCCCTGATGCCACAGGAGTTGGCTGGGTCTTTCAGTATGCCCTGGTAGATGAGGGCGGCCAACACAGTTTAGCCGATCTGCGATCATTTCAAGATTGGTATCTGCGCTATTGGCTCCAAAGCGTGCCAGGTGTCGCAGAGGTGGCATCGATTGGTGGGTTTGTGAAGCAGTATCAAGTGCAGGTGGACCCCGTAAAACTGCAAGGGTACGGCATTGGCCTGTCCGAGGTCATCCAGGCGATCCGCCGAAGCAACAACGAGGTCGGAGGACGGGTGATTGAGGCCAGTGAACGGGAATACATGGTGCGAGGACGAGGGTATATCCGTTCCCAGGATGATCTCCGAAGCATACCCCTTGGCACGGACCAGCACGGCACGCCGATTACCGTTCAGGATGTTGCTCACGTCACGATTGGGCCAGATATGCGGCGAGGCATCGCAGAACTGGATGGAACGGGAGAGGTGGTGGGGGGCATCGTCATCATGCGCTACGGAGAAAATGCCCTTGAAGTGATTGACCGGGTGAAACAGAAATTGAAAGAAATTAAACCGTCTATTCCCGAAGGCATTCGGGTGGTTCCCGTGTATGATCGGTCTGACCTGATCCTTCGCGCCGTCGCCACATTAAAAGAAAAGCTGATTGAAATTAGCATAGTCGTCAGCCTAGTCAGCTTGGTCTTTCTCTTTCACCTTCGGTCAGCGCTGGTGCCGATTCTTTTGCTGCCCGTAGCCGTGTTGCTGTCTTTCATTGCGATGTATTACCTGGGGATCAGCTCGAATGTGATGTCACTTTCAGGCATCGCGATCGCGATTGGGACCATGGTCGATGCGGTCATTGTCATGGTGGAAAATGCGCACCGGCGTTTAGAAGAGTGGGAGCAACAGGGTCAAATCGGGTCCCGAGAGGAAATTATTATTCGGGCGGCCCAAGAAGTAGGCAAGCCCCTCTTTTTTTCCTTGCTGATCATCACAGTCTCTTTTCTGCCCATATTCACCTTGGAGGCACAGGAAGGACGACTGTTTAAGCCGCTTGCCTATACGAAAACGTTTGCCATGTTTTTTGCCGCTCTGGTCTCGATCACCGTGGCTCCCTTGTTGATGTGCTGGTTCATTCGGGGTCGGATTACCTCAGAACGTCGAAATCCTTTAAACCGATTGCTTATTTGGATGTACCACCCCCTCGTGAAAGGCGTGTTACGTATCCGATGGCTGGTGGTAGGACTCGCGATTGGAAGCATGATCTTGGTAGTCCCCCTCTATGAAAAGCTTGGAGCTGAATTCATGCCCCCATTAAACGAAGGCACGATGTTGTATATGCCCACATCTCTTCCGGGCCTGTCAGTTCAGAAAGCCAGTCAGATTCTTCAAACTCAGGATCGATTGTTGAAGGAGTTTCCCGAGGTGGACCGGGTGATGGGGAAAATGGGCCGGGCGCGCACCGCTACAGATCCAGCTCCATTAAATATGGCCGAAACCATTGTGGCATTAAAACCCCAGGAAGAATGGCGGCCAGGCATGACATGGGACAAGCTAATTGCGGAAATGGACCAGCGGGTAAAACTTCCTGGAATGCCGAACATTTGGTGGATGCCGATTCAAACCCGAACAGAAATGCTCGCCACCGGTATCCGCAGTAGTCTGGGAATAAAAATCTTAGGACCTCAGTTGGAGGCACTGGAACGGTTGGGTTTACAGATTGAAGGCCTCCTTCAATCCCTCGCCGGAACCAGGAGTGCCTATGCCGAACGGGTCACCGGAGGATACTATTTGGACATTGACGTGAATCGCGTGGCAGCAGCCCGATACGGGTTGACCGTGGCAGATGTTCAAGATGTCATTGAATCGGCTATAGGCGGAAAAAATATTACCTGGACTGTGGAAGGCCGTGAACGCTATCCCATTAACGTTCGGTACCCTCGCGAACTGCGCCAGGATGTTGATGCCCTCAAGCGTGTTCTCGTGACAACACCCCAAGGAGAACATATTCCACTCGCACAACTGTCTACCATCTCTAAGACAACCGGTCCACCATCAATCAGGGACGAGAATGGATCTCTTGCCAGCATTGTATTTGTCGATGTCGCCGGGCAGGATCTAGGAAGCTATGTCCAGAAGGCCAAGGCACTGATTCAAGAACACGTGACACTTCCAGATGGGTACTCGTTACAATGGGCAGGGCAATACCAATATCTCGAACGGGCTCAACAACAACTTCAGATCGTCATTCCCTTAACACTATTTCTCATTTTCATGTTGTTGTACCTTATTTTTCGGTCCATACCTCGCTGCCTGCTGGTCCTTCTTTCTGTCCCATTCTCCATGGTTGGTGCCATCTGGTACTTACATTATCTTGGATATAATCTTAGCGTGGCCGTCTGGGTAGGACTTATTGCTTTGGCGGGTGTGGCAGCCGAAACCGGTGTGATCATGATCATGTTTCTTGATAACGCCTGCGCTCGTCGGCAACAGGAAAACCAACTTCAAACATTGGCCGATTTACGTGAAGCCATCATTGAAGGCGCGGTGCTTCGTGTCAGACCAAAACTCATGACCGCTTCCGCGATTCTGTTAGGCCTGCTACCTATCATGTGGAGTCAAGGGACGGGTGCGGATGTCATGAAACGCATCGCCGCTCCCATGATTGGTGGGATGGTGTCAACAATTATTCTCACGCTGTTGGTGATTCCAGCCATCTATTTTCTTTGGCGGAGTTGGGGATTGAGGCAGAAAAGAGCAGATGAGATTTAG
- a CDS encoding efflux RND transporter periplasmic adaptor subunit, producing the protein MKTQERSLNQIRWMAIALGIVALVGGGWWVNEKLGLYPRGTATVISQPGTQNMPKMAGMEMNTMSDQAAMQSAQASPMVSSLKQQMIGVQTALVEKRRLSTTVRAAGRVTYNEQHIAYVNLRISGWIEGLYVDFTGKAVHKGQPLFTLYSPELVATQEEYLLALQAIEEVQASPVPDVHHQAQQVLEAARDRLRLWTLTDDQIEDLEFQGTPNHAVTIFSPISGHVIDKTAFQGMFVQPEMTMYTIADLSTIWVQADVYEYELPFIQMGQSATFTLEAFPGETFSGRVTYIYPYLNKESRTVQIRLEFPNPHIRLKPDMYGTVLIQVEREPKLAIPDQAVLDSGLRQVVFVAQEKGMFEPREVTLGPKVGSFFEVTDGLKEGERIVTSGTFLLDSESKLMATSNMMGALGMGGVKMEQAQMGEMDMGNMNMSGMDKKMDMKNAERKAPQ; encoded by the coding sequence ATGAAGACGCAAGAACGCTCTCTGAACCAAATCCGTTGGATGGCCATAGCCCTCGGGATAGTGGCCCTAGTTGGGGGTGGATGGTGGGTAAACGAAAAGCTGGGACTTTACCCCCGTGGCACTGCGACAGTGATTTCTCAGCCTGGCACTCAAAACATGCCGAAGATGGCAGGCATGGAAATGAATACCATGTCAGATCAGGCTGCTATGCAGTCTGCGCAGGCCTCACCGATGGTGTCATCTCTCAAACAACAAATGATTGGCGTGCAAACCGCACTGGTGGAGAAACGTCGTCTTTCCACGACAGTTCGAGCCGCCGGGCGTGTAACGTATAACGAACAGCACATTGCCTATGTCAATCTTCGGATTTCAGGTTGGATCGAAGGCCTTTACGTGGATTTCACCGGCAAGGCAGTTCACAAAGGCCAGCCACTTTTTACTCTGTACAGTCCTGAGTTGGTCGCCACACAGGAGGAATATCTGCTGGCCTTGCAAGCCATAGAAGAGGTTCAAGCAAGTCCAGTCCCTGATGTCCACCACCAGGCCCAACAAGTCCTTGAGGCGGCAAGAGATCGGTTGCGCCTGTGGACGTTGACTGATGACCAGATCGAGGATTTGGAGTTTCAAGGGACACCCAACCACGCCGTGACGATATTTTCCCCCATCAGCGGCCATGTCATTGACAAAACCGCGTTTCAGGGCATGTTTGTTCAACCTGAAATGACGATGTATACCATTGCCGATCTTTCCACGATTTGGGTTCAGGCTGATGTGTATGAATATGAACTGCCTTTTATCCAAATGGGACAATCGGCAACGTTCACCCTGGAAGCCTTCCCGGGAGAAACATTTTCCGGACGTGTGACCTATATTTACCCCTATCTCAACAAAGAGTCCCGCACGGTGCAGATACGCCTTGAATTTCCGAATCCACATATTCGGCTCAAACCTGACATGTATGGCACGGTTCTCATCCAAGTGGAGCGAGAACCCAAGCTAGCCATACCGGACCAGGCTGTGCTCGACTCGGGACTTCGACAAGTCGTGTTTGTCGCACAAGAGAAAGGGATGTTTGAACCGAGAGAGGTCACGCTCGGGCCAAAGGTGGGTTCCTTCTTCGAGGTGACTGACGGTTTGAAAGAAGGGGAGCGCATCGTGACATCCGGCACATTCCTCTTGGATTCGGAAAGCAAGCTCATGGCCACGAGTAACATGATGGGAGCGTTGGGGATGGGCGGTGTCAAAATGGAACAGGCCCAGATGGGCGAGATGGACATGGGCAACATGAATATGAGTGGGATGGATAAGAAGATGGATATGAAAAACGCCGAAAGGAAAGCTCCCCAATGA
- a CDS encoding efflux RND transporter periplasmic adaptor subunit: MSEFKKISPLREEDNDRAETPDDIRPFRQDEAHSKHSKRFWIIIGIIAVVLGSGIGFYYWSTGTEKHTAHLPGGETQTAKSEHQGMDMSSTGGEAGMKPEEPESVMINARKQQLIGVKTEKAKSLTITHTIRTVALVDVDERNLEHVNIKLEGWVEKLYVRFTGEDVKKDQMLFEIYSPELVSSQEEYLLALKAVRTLGDSEFSEVADSARRVLQSTRERFSLWDITPDHIEDLERTGKVLRTLPLHAPISGYVLTMNVREGGYITPSTDTFVLADLSNIWVLADLYEFEIPYVKLGQKAQITLPYFPNEIFKGTVTYIYPVLDPKTRTVKVRFELPNPGWRLKPDMFANVTLEIPLGDRLVVPNTAVLDSGTKQVVFVDTGQGMFEARNVTLGVRSREWYEVLEGVKEGEMVVTSGNFLIDSESALGSATGMMMPGMDMGPKKGDDSSDAMSDMKP, encoded by the coding sequence ATGAGTGAATTTAAAAAAATATCGCCTCTTCGTGAAGAGGATAATGATCGAGCTGAAACCCCGGATGACATCCGGCCATTCAGGCAGGACGAGGCGCACAGCAAACATTCCAAACGGTTCTGGATAATCATCGGAATCATCGCCGTTGTTCTAGGCTCAGGCATTGGTTTTTACTACTGGTCCACCGGCACTGAGAAACATACTGCTCATCTTCCTGGCGGGGAAACTCAAACCGCCAAATCAGAGCATCAGGGCATGGACATGTCTTCGACTGGCGGGGAAGCAGGCATGAAGCCAGAGGAACCCGAGTCGGTCATGATCAATGCTCGGAAACAACAGCTTATCGGGGTGAAAACCGAGAAGGCTAAATCACTGACAATCACGCACACCATTCGAACTGTAGCCCTTGTAGATGTAGATGAACGGAACCTGGAACATGTGAACATTAAGCTGGAGGGCTGGGTGGAGAAGCTGTATGTCCGCTTTACGGGGGAAGATGTCAAAAAAGACCAAATGCTCTTCGAGATCTATAGCCCGGAGCTGGTCTCCTCCCAGGAGGAATATTTGCTAGCACTCAAGGCCGTTCGCACACTCGGAGATAGCGAATTCTCTGAAGTAGCGGACAGCGCAAGAAGGGTATTGCAATCCACCCGAGAGCGTTTTTCTCTTTGGGACATTACCCCCGATCATATTGAGGACCTAGAGCGAACAGGCAAAGTCTTACGAACCCTTCCTCTTCATGCCCCCATTTCGGGGTATGTCCTAACGATGAATGTCCGCGAAGGCGGATACATTACGCCTTCCACAGACACCTTTGTCTTGGCGGACCTCTCCAACATCTGGGTGTTGGCAGATCTGTATGAGTTTGAGATTCCCTACGTCAAATTAGGGCAGAAAGCACAAATTACCCTTCCCTATTTTCCAAACGAAATATTCAAGGGAACCGTGACCTATATTTATCCGGTCCTTGATCCTAAAACCCGAACGGTGAAGGTCCGGTTCGAATTGCCCAATCCCGGCTGGCGGCTCAAGCCTGACATGTTTGCCAATGTGACGCTGGAAATCCCGCTGGGGGATCGACTTGTGGTTCCTAACACGGCGGTATTGGATTCCGGTACGAAGCAGGTGGTGTTCGTGGATACAGGCCAAGGGATGTTTGAGGCCAGGAACGTCACTCTGGGCGTGAGATCCCGTGAGTGGTATGAAGTGCTTGAAGGGGTGAAGGAAGGCGAGATGGTCGTCACGAGTGGCAACTTTTTGATTGATTCGGAAAGTGCCCTTGGGTCAGCAACGGGTATGATGATGCCGGGAATGGATATGGGGCCCAAAAAGGGTGACGATTCCTCGGACGCAATGTCAGATATGAAACCATAA